The stretch of DNA AAATGGCTTTGACCGCAGGCAAGGTAGCGGTCGCGCAGCAGCCGGTGCGTGCGGGCAGCGAACGCATTGGATACGTCCCGCAACACCGCTCGGTGGAGCGTGGGTTGTCGATGCGCGGGCAAGACCTCGTCGGGCTGGGTTACGACGGCCATCGTTGGGGCGTGGTCAGCCTGCGGCCCGGCGACCGCGCGGCCAAACATGTCGCCGTGCAGCGCGCGTTGAATCAAGTCAACGGCGTGCACCTGGCCGACATTCCGGTCGGCGTGATGTCTGGCGGTGAGCTCCAGCGGATCCGAATCGCGCAGGCATTGGCGAGCGATCCGGTGTTGTTGCTGTGCGACGAGCCGCTGCTCAACCTCGACCCGGCCAACGCCCGGCTGGCGTCCGCCCTGATCGATCAGCGCCGCCGCGAGGCCCACACCGCGGTGCTATTCGTCACGCACGAGGTGAATCCCGTTCTGCCATATGTGGATCGGGTGCTGTACCTGGTCGACGGACGGTTCCGCGTTGGCACCGTCGAGAAGGTGATGACCTCGGCGACGCTGTCGGAGCTCTATCGCGCCGACATCGAGGTGCTGAAGGTCGGTGCCCGTTACGTCGTGGTTGGCCAAGAGGATTACTCGGGTCATGCGAGCGGACATGGCCATGACTGAACGACTCACCGACATGTTGTCAAAGCTGTTCTCGTTCGACGTCACAGCGGATCTGCTTGGCCGCGATTTCGTTCAGCAGGCGCTGCTGGCCGCTGCGTTGCTCGCGCTGGTGTCCGGGTTGATCGGGCCGTTCATAGTGATGCGGCAGATGTCATTCGCTGTGCATGGATCCAGTGAATTGTCGCTCACCGGAGCGTCTTTCGCGCTGCTGGCCGGTTTCAACGTCGGGCTCGGTGCCTTGGTCGGGTGTGGGCTGGCCGCCATACTGTTCGGCATCCTCGGGCAGCGTGCGCGTGAACGGGACTCGGCCATCGGGGTCGTACTCGCCTTCGGGCTCGGCCTTGCGGTGTTGTTCATCCATCTGTATCCGGGCCGAACGGGCACCAGCTTCGCGCTGCTGACCGGTCAGATCGTCGGCGTCGGATATTCCGGGTTGGCACTGTTGAGCGTCATCGTGGTGCTCGTCGTCGCGGTGCTTGCGGTTTCCTACCGCCCGTTGTTGTTCGCAACGGTCGATCCGGAGGTGGCCGCGGGCCGGGGAGTTCCGGTGCGGGCGTTGGGCATTGTGTTCGCGGCGCTCGTCGGGGTGACCGCGGCACAAGGCGTGCAGATCGTCGGTGCGCTGCTGGTGATGTCGTTGTTGATCACTCCGGCCGCGGCCGCGGTGCGGGTGTTCGTCTCGCCGGTTGCGACGATCGTCGCGTCGGTGGTCTTCGCAGAGATCGCCGCCGTCGGGGGGATTGTGCTGTCGCTTGCGCCCGGTGTTCCGGTGTCAGTGTTCGTCACAACTATTTCGTTCGCAATCTTCTTGGTGTGCTGGGCGATCGGAAGTCGCGACCGGCAGCCTGCATCCGGCTAAGCTGTTGGTCACCTGGCACCGGGGGGCGACAGATGAGTGCTTTGACCACGTCACATTGGATTCCCGACGGCAGCGGTCCTGCGCTGCTCGAGGACGCAACTGTCGGCAGCCGGCTGCGTGAGATTGCCGCACAGGTGCCTGACCGGATCGCACTCATCGAGGGGCTGCCAACGCCGGACCGGCGTCAGTGGACCTATTCCCAACTGCTCGGCGATGCGGAACGCTGTGCGCGTTGGCTCCTGGATCACTTCGAGCCTGGCGAACACGTCGCGGTGTGGGCACACAACCTTCCGGAATGGGTGATCGTCGAATACGGCGCTGCGCTCGCCGGTTTTACCCTCGTAACGGTGAACCCGAGCCTGCAGGCCGCCGAGGCGAAATACATTCTCGGACAGTCCAAGGCTGCCGGATTGTTGCTGGTTCCCGAGGTCAGAGGCAATCCGCTGACCGGGCACATCGAGGTCATCCGGCCCGAACTGCCCGAGCTACGCCACGTCTTTCGGCTTGATCATCTCGACGAACTGACGGCCGGAGCATCCGACGTCGCGCTGCCGATAGTCGATACCGACAACCCCGCGCAGATTCAATACACAAGTGGCACAACTGGTTTCCCCAAAGGGGTCATGCTCCGCCACGGCGCGATCGTCAACAATGCCCGACTGTGGGGTGATCGGGTCGAAATACCCGACGGTGCCGGCATGCTCATCCCGATGCCGCTGTTCCACACGGCCGGGTGTGTGATGGGCGTACTTGGGGCGCTCGACCGCCGCGCGAAGGCCGTGCTGATGCCGCTTTTCGACCCGGGGCTTTTCCTGCAGCTGATCGAGCACGAAAAGCTCTGGTATGCGGGCGGCGTGCCGACGATGTTGATTGCGGCCATGGAGCACCCCGATGCGTCACGCCGCGACCTGTCGTCGTGGAAGTCGGCTGTAGCCGGAGGTACCCAAGTACCCGAGGCGCTGGTCCGACACGTTGAAGACACGTTTGGCGTCGACTTCACGATCATCTACGGCCAGACCGAGTGTTCGCCCGTCCTCACCCACACGTGTCCGTCTGACAGCGCCGAGGACAAGGGGTTGACTGTCGGGAAACCGCTGGCGCACACCGAGATCCGCATCGTCGACCCCACGACGCTGGAAACGGTGCCGATCGGCACGCCCGGCGAACTCTGGGCCCGCGGGTACTTCACCATGCTCGGCTACTTTGAAATGCCGGAGGCGACGGCCAAGGCGGTGACTCCTGACGGCTGGGTGCGCACAGGTGACCTCGGCGTGATGGACCATCGCGGATATTGCCGAATCGTCGGCCGGTGCAAGGACATGATCATCCGCGGCGGCGAGAATCTCTTCCCCGCCGAGATAGAAGAAATCCTCTACCGTCACCCCACCGTCGCCGAGGCCGCGGTTGTCGGCCTACCCGACGACCACTGGGGCGAAGTCGTCGGCGCATTCATCCGACCACACGATCCGACCGCACTACCCACAATCGCCGAGCTGCGTTCGCACATGCGAGCGCATATCTCGCCACAGAAGACACCGACGAAGTGGTACGCCGTCGATGGCTTCCGCCTCACCGGCTCCGGAAAGATCCAGAAGTTCGCGATCCGCGAGGCGTGGGAGAAGGGCGCTTATGACGGCCAGGAACTCGAGGGTTAGCCGGTCTCGACGGGATGCGTTGGGTCCGAACACCATTCGGACCATGACCCCGGATACAGTGCCGCGTCGACGCCGTTGGCGGCCAGCGCCGCAATAACCACCGATGCCGTGACGCCCGATCCGCAATAGGCCCCGACCGACCCATCGATAGCGGGCAGCCGGTCGAGCGCGAACGTGCCGGCCGGGGTCAGTAATCCTGTGCTCGGTACATTTCTGGCGCCAGGGATGTGGCCGGCAACGGGGTCGACGGGCTCTACTTCACCGCGGAATCGCTCGGGTGCCCGCGCATCGAGCAGGACGGCGGCTTTGGCCGCCTGCTCGGCGGTCAAGGTCGGCAGTGCGCCGGCGTACAAGTCGTCGTGCGGCACCGTCACGTCGCCGGGTTCCGGTGCCACGGCCCCGGTCTCGAAAGGCCCGCTCCACGCGCTCAGTCCGCCGTCGAGGATGCGCACATTCGGTACGCCCGCGGCCGTCAACACCCACCACGCCCTCGCCGAGCCTGCGCGGTTCCAGTCGTCGTAGACGACGACAGGCACTCCGTCGCGGATGCCCCACCGCCGGGCCGCGGCCTGGACACTGCGCCCCGAGGGCAGCGGATGACGCCCGCGCCCGCTCACACCGTGATCGGTCAGCTCATCCTCGAGCGACACGTAGACCGCCCCGGGCAGGTGGCCCTGCTCGTAGGCGGGCCGGCCGTCGGGCTCGGTCAACTGCCAGCGGACATCCAGAATCGTCAACGGCTCACCGACGCCCATCCGCTGGGCCAATTCGGTTGCGGTGATCAACACATCGTCGCGGCTCACCGCATCGATGGTGCCACCTATGCTGTCCCGCGTGAGCGAGCACGCCTTCAGCGCGACGGAGCGAACGGCCGTCTACCGCGCCATCGCCGAGCGGCGCGATATGCGCAGATTCGTGCCCGGCGCGGAAGTGCCTGAGGACGTGCTCGCCAGGCTGCTGCAGGCCGCACACGCCGCGCCCAGCGTCGGGCTGATGCAGCCGTGGCGGTTCATCAGGATCACCGACGCGGACCTGCGGGGGCGAATCCATGCACTCGTCGATGAGGAGCGGATGCGCACCGCCGAGGCGTTGGGGCGCCGCGGCGACCAATTCCTCACGCTCAAGGTCGAGGGCATCCTCGAATGCGCCGAACTGTTCGTCGTGGCGCTGGCCGACGGCCGTCAGGACCATGTGTTCGGTAGGCGCACCCTGCCGCAGATGGACTTGGCGTCGGTGTCCTGCGCGATCCAGAATCTGTGGCTGGCCGCACGCGCCGAAGGACTCGGATTGGGGTGGGTGTCGATCTTTGATCCCGTCCGGCTCGGCGCGCTGCTGGCGATGCCCGATGGTGCGGAGCCCGTCGCGATCCTGTGCCTGGGACCGGTGCCCAATTTTCCGCCCCGGCCGCAGCTGGAGATCGACCACTGGACGTTTGGTCGTCCCCTGAGCGAATTCGTTTCGGAGAACGGCTGGACCGCGCCCGCACCGGCATAGGCTGGCAGCCGTGGCTGAAGCGCTCCCCAGGGAAATAGACCTCAACGCCGATCTGGGCGAGAGCTTCGGGGTTTGGCGGCTCGGCGACGACGACGCGATGCTCGATGTGGTCACAAGCGCCAACGTGGCGTGCGGCTTTCACGCGGGGGATGCCACCACGCTCGCGCGAACCTGCCGGGCGGCCGCCGAACGCGGCGTGCGGATCGGCGCACAGGTCAGCTATCGCGACCTGGCCGGGTTCGGCCGCCGCTTCATCGACGCGGCGCCCGAGGACCTGACCTCCGACGTCATTTACCAGATCGGCGCGCTGCAGGCGCTCGCCCACGCCGCGGGCTCGACGGTCAGCTATGTCAAACCCCATGGCGCGCTGTACAACACGATTGTCACCAACCATGACCAAGCCCGTGCGGTCGCCCATGCTGTGCACGCCGTTGACCCCGGACTGCCTGTACTCGGATTGGCGGGCTCGGCGTTCTTAGCGGCGGCGCAGGAATTGGGGCTGCGCACGGTGCCCGAGGCGTTCGCCGACCGCGCGTATCGCTCTGACGGACAACTGGTTTCGCGGCGTCTGCCCAACGCCGTGCTGCATGACGTCGATGAAATCGCTGACCGGGTGGCCTCGATGGTGACCGCGGGCCGGGTGGCCGCCGCCGACGGGTCGATGATCCCGATCACGGTGGAATCCGTTTGCGTGCATGGTGATTCCCCCGGAGCAGTTCAGATTGCCAATGCCGTTCGCGATCGGCTCATCGCCGACGGCATCGAATTGAAGCCGTTTACTTAGTCTCGACGAACGGCAACAAGGCCATCTCGCGGGCGTTCTTGACCGCGATCGCGACCTGACGCTGCTGCTGCGGCGTCAGGCCCGTCACACGCCGCGACCGAATCTTGCCGCGCTCGGAAATGAAGGTGCGCAGCAGGTGCGTGTCCTTGTAATCGATTGTGGTGACGCCGAGTGCCTTGAGCGGATTCTTCTTCTGCCGCTTGAGCTCTGGCAGCGGCGGCCGTCGCATTCGGGACTTCTTGGCCATCAGCTACTCCAATAGCGCGTGAGTTCACCGATCAGGTGTGCCGGGAAGTCTACCCAAGCGCGATACTCACCGAGCGTGATTAGAAAATCGCCGGGGCATTGTGTGAACCGATGAGCGTCGTAGGCGCAGGCGAAGCAGATATGGGCAAGCTCGCCGTCGTGGCCCTGACACGAGAACTCGGTGACCATACCGCGACGCCACAATGCCTCGAGCAGATCCCGAATGCCCTCGTCGA from Mycobacterium sp. JS623 encodes:
- a CDS encoding metal ABC transporter ATP-binding protein — translated: MAADVIAELTGARLAFGDRVLWDHLDLTVRAGEFVAVLGPNGTGKTSLLKVLLGQMALTAGKVAVAQQPVRAGSERIGYVPQHRSVERGLSMRGQDLVGLGYDGHRWGVVSLRPGDRAAKHVAVQRALNQVNGVHLADIPVGVMSGGELQRIRIAQALASDPVLLLCDEPLLNLDPANARLASALIDQRRREAHTAVLFVTHEVNPVLPYVDRVLYLVDGRFRVGTVEKVMTSATLSELYRADIEVLKVGARYVVVGQEDYSGHASGHGHD
- a CDS encoding metal ABC transporter permease, with translation MTERLTDMLSKLFSFDVTADLLGRDFVQQALLAAALLALVSGLIGPFIVMRQMSFAVHGSSELSLTGASFALLAGFNVGLGALVGCGLAAILFGILGQRARERDSAIGVVLAFGLGLAVLFIHLYPGRTGTSFALLTGQIVGVGYSGLALLSVIVVLVVAVLAVSYRPLLFATVDPEVAAGRGVPVRALGIVFAALVGVTAAQGVQIVGALLVMSLLITPAAAAVRVFVSPVATIVASVVFAEIAAVGGIVLSLAPGVPVSVFVTTISFAIFLVCWAIGSRDRQPASG
- a CDS encoding AMP-binding protein, translated to MSALTTSHWIPDGSGPALLEDATVGSRLREIAAQVPDRIALIEGLPTPDRRQWTYSQLLGDAERCARWLLDHFEPGEHVAVWAHNLPEWVIVEYGAALAGFTLVTVNPSLQAAEAKYILGQSKAAGLLLVPEVRGNPLTGHIEVIRPELPELRHVFRLDHLDELTAGASDVALPIVDTDNPAQIQYTSGTTGFPKGVMLRHGAIVNNARLWGDRVEIPDGAGMLIPMPLFHTAGCVMGVLGALDRRAKAVLMPLFDPGLFLQLIEHEKLWYAGGVPTMLIAAMEHPDASRRDLSSWKSAVAGGTQVPEALVRHVEDTFGVDFTIIYGQTECSPVLTHTCPSDSAEDKGLTVGKPLAHTEIRIVDPTTLETVPIGTPGELWARGYFTMLGYFEMPEATAKAVTPDGWVRTGDLGVMDHRGYCRIVGRCKDMIIRGGENLFPAEIEEILYRHPTVAEAAVVGLPDDHWGEVVGAFIRPHDPTALPTIAELRSHMRAHISPQKTPTKWYAVDGFRLTGSGKIQKFAIREAWEKGAYDGQELEG
- a CDS encoding sulfurtransferase; its protein translation is MSRDDVLITATELAQRMGVGEPLTILDVRWQLTEPDGRPAYEQGHLPGAVYVSLEDELTDHGVSGRGRHPLPSGRSVQAAARRWGIRDGVPVVVYDDWNRAGSARAWWVLTAAGVPNVRILDGGLSAWSGPFETGAVAPEPGDVTVPHDDLYAGALPTLTAEQAAKAAVLLDARAPERFRGEVEPVDPVAGHIPGARNVPSTGLLTPAGTFALDRLPAIDGSVGAYCGSGVTASVVIAALAANGVDAALYPGSWSEWCSDPTHPVETG
- the bluB gene encoding 5,6-dimethylbenzimidazole synthase → MLSRVSEHAFSATERTAVYRAIAERRDMRRFVPGAEVPEDVLARLLQAAHAAPSVGLMQPWRFIRITDADLRGRIHALVDEERMRTAEALGRRGDQFLTLKVEGILECAELFVVALADGRQDHVFGRRTLPQMDLASVSCAIQNLWLAARAEGLGLGWVSIFDPVRLGALLAMPDGAEPVAILCLGPVPNFPPRPQLEIDHWTFGRPLSEFVSENGWTAPAPA
- a CDS encoding LamB/YcsF family protein codes for the protein MAEALPREIDLNADLGESFGVWRLGDDDAMLDVVTSANVACGFHAGDATTLARTCRAAAERGVRIGAQVSYRDLAGFGRRFIDAAPEDLTSDVIYQIGALQALAHAAGSTVSYVKPHGALYNTIVTNHDQARAVAHAVHAVDPGLPVLGLAGSAFLAAAQELGLRTVPEAFADRAYRSDGQLVSRRLPNAVLHDVDEIADRVASMVTAGRVAAADGSMIPITVESVCVHGDSPGAVQIANAVRDRLIADGIELKPFT
- the rpsR gene encoding 30S ribosomal protein S18, which translates into the protein MAKKSRMRRPPLPELKRQKKNPLKALGVTTIDYKDTHLLRTFISERGKIRSRRVTGLTPQQQRQVAIAVKNAREMALLPFVETK